A single Sulfurimonas aquatica DNA region contains:
- a CDS encoding dehypoxanthine futalosine cyclase: MQKRLTKEEALDLIRNADLKELGRLASQRKKELHPKGITTFVIDRNINYTNICWVDCKFCAFYRHEKDADAYVLTFEEIDAKIDELLEIGGTQILFQGGVHPKLKIEWYEDLVEHIHTKYPTITIHGFSSIELDFIAKVSRITIQEVLSRLKAKGLASIPGAGAEILSDEVRDIIAPKKIDSEVWVDVHRQAHKLDIMSTATMMYGTVESDEDIVNHFDMVRSLQDETGGFRAFIMWSFQGKHTELLAQIPNMEKPSSNRYLRLLAVARLYLDNVPNIQSSWVTQGPYIGQMALRFGANDLGSTMMEENVVSSAGAAYSMAKDEMVHLIEDLGETAAVRNTAYETLEIFQ, from the coding sequence ATGCAAAAAAGATTAACAAAAGAAGAGGCATTAGATTTAATCCGTAATGCTGACTTAAAAGAACTTGGGCGTTTAGCATCACAAAGAAAAAAAGAGTTACACCCAAAAGGGATAACAACTTTTGTGATTGATAGAAACATAAACTATACAAACATATGTTGGGTTGACTGTAAGTTTTGCGCATTTTACAGACATGAAAAAGACGCAGACGCTTATGTGTTAACATTTGAAGAGATAGATGCTAAGATAGACGAACTTCTAGAGATTGGTGGAACGCAGATACTCTTTCAGGGTGGTGTTCATCCAAAACTCAAAATAGAGTGGTATGAGGATTTAGTTGAGCATATTCATACTAAGTATCCAACTATCACTATTCATGGATTTAGCTCTATTGAACTTGATTTTATTGCTAAGGTTTCTCGCATAACAATTCAAGAGGTACTTTCGCGTTTAAAAGCAAAAGGATTAGCTTCTATTCCTGGTGCTGGTGCCGAGATACTCTCAGATGAAGTACGTGACATCATTGCACCTAAAAAAATTGATTCTGAAGTTTGGGTTGATGTACATCGTCAAGCGCATAAGCTAGACATTATGTCTACGGCAACAATGATGTACGGGACGGTTGAGAGTGATGAAGATATAGTAAACCACTTTGATATGGTAAGAAGTCTTCAAGATGAAACAGGTGGTTTTCGCGCGTTTATTATGTGGAGTTTTCAAGGTAAGCACACAGAACTTTTAGCACAGATTCCAAATATGGAAAAACCATCGTCAAACAGGTACCTACGTTTACTAGCAGTAGCGCGTCTCTATCTTGATAATGTTCCAAATATACAGAGTTCTTGGGTGACGCAAGGCCCATATATCGGTCAGATGGCTCTGCGTTTTGGAGCAAATGATTTAGGCTCAACTATGATGGAAGAGAATGTTGTAAGTTCGGCGGGTGCGGCATATAGTATGGCAAAAGATGAGATGGTACATCTCATTGAAGACTTAGGTGAAACGGCTGCGGTAAGAAATACCGCATATGAAACATTAGAAATTTTTCAATAA
- a CDS encoding M16 family metallopeptidase, whose product MKIILTLLIIGQILMAAKIDTIEVNGIKVPFIFEEDKRLPLVTAQIVFTNSGSIADTKKAGLAKFSAKLLNEGTKKLGSNAFAETLESKAISISAHSGTETFVMEMSSLKDEFKNGLGYLSALLSDPNYSDESMSKIKTMTLGMLSSKENDFDYIASNELKSLLFKDTVLSHPTSGTVESVKSIKLNDVKGFIQNHLVLSRAIVVVGGDVDVKDVKKKIAKLLSVLPMGKSEALSEISVAKKPQESILKKETEQAYIYFGSPYNIQVDSEDFYKARVAIYILGTGGFGSRLMEEIRVKRGLAYSAYARVHVSKSHSYMTGYLQTKLDSMDEAKKTVEDVIADFVKKGVKKEELEQTKKFLLGSEPLRVETMSQRLNRTFMEYYKGFELGHSSVELEKIQNLQLKDLNEYIKSHKEILDLSFAIVTK is encoded by the coding sequence ATGAAGATAATTTTAACACTACTTATAATAGGACAGATTCTTATGGCGGCAAAAATAGACACTATAGAAGTAAATGGTATAAAAGTACCGTTTATATTTGAAGAGGATAAGAGATTACCTCTTGTTACAGCGCAGATCGTTTTTACAAATAGTGGAAGCATAGCAGATACAAAAAAAGCGGGTTTAGCAAAGTTTTCAGCAAAGCTTTTAAATGAAGGCACAAAAAAACTAGGTTCAAACGCATTTGCCGAGACTCTTGAGTCTAAGGCAATTAGTATATCTGCTCATAGTGGAACTGAAACATTTGTGATGGAGATGAGCTCCTTAAAAGATGAGTTTAAAAATGGACTTGGATATCTCTCAGCACTACTGAGTGATCCAAACTATAGTGATGAGAGTATGAGTAAAATCAAGACTATGACTCTTGGAATGCTTAGTAGCAAGGAGAATGATTTTGATTATATCGCTTCAAATGAGTTGAAATCACTGCTATTTAAAGATACTGTTCTATCTCATCCTACATCAGGAACGGTTGAGAGTGTTAAAAGCATAAAGTTAAATGACGTAAAAGGGTTTATACAAAACCATTTAGTTCTCTCTCGCGCTATTGTTGTCGTAGGTGGTGATGTAGACGTTAAAGACGTGAAGAAAAAAATTGCTAAATTACTTTCCGTACTTCCAATGGGAAAATCTGAAGCTCTTAGTGAGATAAGTGTTGCCAAAAAACCTCAAGAGAGTATCTTAAAAAAAGAGACTGAACAGGCTTATATCTATTTTGGTTCTCCTTATAATATTCAAGTGGACTCGGAAGATTTTTACAAAGCAAGAGTCGCAATCTATATCTTAGGAACTGGTGGCTTTGGCTCGCGTTTGATGGAAGAGATTCGCGTTAAACGTGGACTTGCATACTCTGCTTACGCAAGAGTACATGTTAGTAAGTCGCACTCTTATATGACAGGTTACCTACAAACTAAACTTGACTCTATGGATGAAGCAAAAAAAACAGTTGAAGACGTAATAGCTGACTTTGTCAAAAAAGGCGTGAAAAAAGAGGAACTTGAGCAGACTAAAAAGTTCTTACTTGGAAGCGAACCTTTAAGAGTAGAGACGATGAGCCAAAGACTTAACCGTACTTTTATGGAGTACTACAAAGGTTTTGAACTGGGTCATTCATCTGTAGAGTTGGAAAAAATCCAAAATTTACAACTAAAAGATTTAAATGAGTATATTAAATCTCATAAAGAGATTTTAGACCTAAGCTTTGCAATAGTTACTAAGTAA
- a CDS encoding AAA family ATPase, whose amino-acid sequence MNQTLIGQIDKILFEDAGFFIAVLKNGEKISGTYYESEVENLKGSAITLKGYWEEHKKYGKTFKFESLKVNQNELFFFLNKIIKGFTKKLSAELIEHFGSEGLVEILDNDIEKLLEFKGIKEKRLKKIQNSWKQFRSMRQLGEFLSPYDVSPALLTTIATAMKDVEDICDKIKENPYILTSINSIGFKRADELALKMGVERENEGRISSAMDYVLLNYCEAQGNSCIAKEVLFGGLDELLLFSGKHNLYEAALVERVGEGSIVVMKNDRVSPSRLYDAEKFLYDDFISRSKKSSGGFVKDLDSFLADSDLKLGEQQRDAVLKINEGASILFLVGYAGTGKSTTSKTILEILNTRFDKKEIMTCALSGIASQRISDTTGYESATIQSLLIKHEKTDSFPYSVVLIDEASMINSSLFARLMRKISKDAIVIIVGDDAQLPPIGAGNVLSDALTLELAPIVKLTKIYRQSEEQAITLIANDIRKGEVPHYRQKYDDFEFVDVSIENYYMAKNQLSQDELKALRDENSNQIVAEIIHRVVESIEKARYRLKNKQIKEYLNYFQIITPMKGGILGSTNLNKVLQEYFNPNPSKFIKRGEMEFRLMDKVVHTKNENMTSWSGDGFKVGEESSTRRIFNGMSGLLFKLEEDDEQAFVFYPNEDVVVVYEYEELKSHLMLSYALTIHKVQGMEYDIVVIPMSFTHFIMHNTKLIYTAITRAKHKCILVGEGGAFESGCKKFDATKRDTVLLEL is encoded by the coding sequence TTGAATCAAACACTCATCGGTCAAATAGATAAAATTCTTTTTGAGGATGCTGGGTTTTTTATCGCTGTTTTAAAAAATGGTGAAAAGATAAGTGGAACTTACTACGAGAGTGAGGTTGAAAACCTCAAAGGCTCTGCCATAACTCTAAAGGGTTACTGGGAAGAGCACAAAAAATATGGTAAAACCTTCAAGTTTGAATCTCTAAAAGTCAACCAAAACGAACTCTTCTTCTTTTTAAATAAAATAATAAAAGGCTTTACAAAAAAACTCTCAGCTGAGCTTATAGAACATTTTGGTTCTGAGGGCTTAGTAGAGATTTTAGATAATGACATTGAAAAACTTCTTGAGTTTAAAGGTATAAAAGAGAAGCGTCTTAAAAAGATTCAAAACTCATGGAAACAGTTTCGCTCGATGAGACAGCTTGGTGAGTTTTTAAGCCCTTATGACGTCTCCCCAGCACTTCTTACAACCATAGCCACTGCGATGAAAGACGTTGAAGATATCTGCGATAAAATCAAAGAGAATCCTTACATTTTGACAAGTATCAACTCCATAGGTTTTAAACGTGCAGACGAGCTAGCACTTAAGATGGGAGTAGAGAGAGAAAATGAGGGTCGCATTAGCTCCGCAATGGATTACGTGCTTCTGAACTACTGTGAGGCACAAGGTAACAGCTGTATAGCTAAAGAGGTACTATTTGGTGGATTAGATGAGCTCTTGCTTTTTAGCGGGAAACACAATCTTTATGAAGCCGCACTCGTAGAGAGAGTAGGTGAGGGAAGCATAGTTGTAATGAAAAACGATAGAGTCTCTCCCTCTAGACTTTATGATGCTGAGAAGTTTTTATATGATGATTTTATATCGCGTTCAAAAAAGAGTAGTGGCGGTTTTGTAAAAGATTTAGACTCATTTTTAGCAGATTCAGATTTAAAGTTAGGTGAGCAGCAAAGAGACGCGGTTCTAAAGATAAATGAGGGTGCAAGCATACTCTTTTTAGTTGGATATGCGGGAACGGGAAAGAGTACAACTTCTAAAACGATACTAGAGATTTTAAACACAAGGTTTGATAAAAAAGAGATAATGACTTGTGCCTTAAGTGGCATAGCATCTCAACGAATAAGCGATACGACAGGGTATGAGTCAGCCACTATACAGTCTCTTTTAATTAAGCATGAAAAGACAGACTCCTTTCCTTACTCTGTAGTACTTATAGATGAAGCATCTATGATAAACTCCTCCCTTTTTGCTAGGCTTATGAGAAAAATATCTAAAGACGCGATAGTAATCATAGTGGGAGATGACGCGCAGCTTCCTCCTATTGGTGCTGGAAATGTTCTAAGTGACGCGCTTACTTTAGAGCTCGCACCCATTGTAAAGTTGACTAAGATTTACAGACAGAGTGAAGAGCAGGCTATAACTCTCATTGCAAATGATATTCGCAAAGGTGAAGTGCCTCACTACAGACAAAAGTATGATGACTTTGAGTTTGTTGACGTAAGCATAGAAAATTACTATATGGCAAAAAACCAACTCTCACAAGATGAGCTCAAGGCCCTACGAGATGAAAACTCAAATCAGATAGTGGCAGAGATAATTCACAGAGTTGTGGAGTCTATAGAAAAAGCGAGATATAGACTTAAAAACAAACAGATAAAAGAGTATCTCAACTACTTCCAGATTATAACGCCAATGAAAGGTGGCATCCTTGGAAGCACAAACCTAAACAAAGTACTACAAGAGTATTTCAATCCAAACCCAAGTAAGTTTATCAAACGCGGGGAGATGGAGTTTCGTCTGATGGATAAGGTAGTCCACACTAAAAATGAAAATATGACTTCATGGAGTGGAGATGGTTTTAAAGTAGGTGAAGAGTCAAGTACTCGAAGAATCTTTAATGGTATGAGTGGCTTACTATTTAAACTTGAAGAGGACGATGAGCAGGCCTTCGTTTTTTACCCAAATGAGGATGTTGTAGTAGTGTACGAGTATGAAGAGTTAAAATCTCATCTAATGCTCTCTTATGCTTTAACTATTCATAAGGTTCAAGGCATGGAGTATGACATAGTGGTTATTCCCATGAGTTTTACTCACTTTATTATGCATAACACAAAGCTTATATATACAGCTATAACACGAGCTAAGCATAAGTGTATATTAGTTGGTGAGGGTGGAGCATTTGAGAGTGGATGTAAAAAATTTGATGCTACAAAAAGAGATACAGTTCTACTAGAATTGTAG
- the zwf gene encoding glucose-6-phosphate dehydrogenase, with translation MDNLKKCDIIIFGAHGDLALRKLMPALYHLHQDGHIDESSRIIGVSREKLSTKEYSDLISEKFQTSFKDESYDEKIFQKFISTLIYISIDLTNEIEYKKLSKVLKGHEDKERINYLSTAPSLFGIICKNLAQMKLIVPTSRVVLEKPIGNNLASSQVINDEVSKYFEESAIYRIDHYLGKDTVQNILALRFSNMLFTPIWNTQYIDHIQITVAESVGLEGRWDYYNNYGAMRDMIQNHLLQLLCLITMEPPSTLDGDRVRDEKLKVIRALRFIEGDDLKLKTVRGQYGSGVSGDKSVPGYLEEDGGNSNSDTETFVAIRADIDNWRWHGVPIYLRTGKRMSERYSEIVIDFKDIPHSIFPKGGVCIDSNKLVIRLQPDESISMFIMNKVPGLNEGMKLRQVELDLNISEDAPRSPDAYEHLLLDVVRSNPTLFMRRDEVEAAWVWADKIIEGWKSQGIKPKSYKAGTCGPSSSMALIERDGRSWYEK, from the coding sequence ATGGATAATTTAAAAAAGTGTGACATTATTATATTTGGTGCTCATGGCGACTTAGCTCTTCGTAAGCTAATGCCAGCACTTTACCACCTTCATCAAGATGGACATATAGATGAGTCTAGTCGGATTATTGGTGTTTCACGTGAAAAGCTAAGTACAAAAGAGTATTCAGATCTTATAAGTGAAAAATTTCAGACATCATTTAAAGATGAGAGTTATGATGAGAAGATATTTCAAAAGTTTATCTCAACCCTTATCTATATAAGTATAGATTTGACTAACGAGATTGAATATAAAAAACTCTCAAAAGTTCTCAAAGGACATGAGGATAAGGAGAGAATAAACTACCTCTCAACAGCACCATCTCTATTTGGGATTATTTGTAAGAACTTAGCTCAAATGAAGTTGATAGTTCCAACATCAAGAGTGGTCCTAGAAAAACCGATAGGAAATAATCTCGCTTCATCGCAAGTTATAAATGATGAAGTTTCAAAATACTTTGAAGAATCCGCAATCTATAGGATAGATCACTATCTTGGAAAAGATACGGTACAAAATATTTTAGCCCTGCGTTTTTCAAATATGCTTTTTACTCCTATATGGAATACTCAGTATATTGACCATATTCAGATAACTGTTGCTGAGAGTGTAGGCTTAGAAGGTCGTTGGGACTATTACAATAATTATGGTGCTATGAGGGATATGATACAAAACCATCTCCTTCAGCTCCTATGTCTCATCACGATGGAACCACCATCTACACTCGATGGCGATAGAGTACGCGATGAAAAACTAAAAGTTATTCGTGCTCTGCGTTTTATTGAAGGGGACGATTTAAAATTAAAGACAGTTAGGGGACAGTATGGCTCTGGGGTAAGCGGAGACAAGTCAGTTCCAGGTTATCTTGAAGAAGATGGAGGAAACTCTAACTCAGATACAGAGACATTTGTAGCTATACGAGCAGATATAGATAACTGGAGATGGCATGGCGTACCCATCTATCTAAGAACCGGTAAACGTATGAGTGAGCGTTATAGTGAAATAGTGATAGATTTTAAGGATATCCCGCACTCTATATTTCCAAAAGGTGGCGTTTGTATAGATAGCAACAAGCTTGTGATACGACTACAACCAGATGAGAGTATCTCTATGTTCATCATGAATAAAGTCCCTGGACTCAATGAGGGAATGAAACTAAGACAGGTTGAACTCGATTTAAATATTTCAGAAGATGCACCTCGATCACCTGATGCATATGAGCATCTTCTACTGGATGTGGTACGTAGTAATCCTACTCTTTTCATGAGAAGGGACGAGGTGGAAGCTGCATGGGTTTGGGCTGATAAAATTATAGAGGGATGGAAGTCTCAAGGGATAAAACCTAAGTCTTATAAGGCTGGAACTTGTGGGCCATCATCCTCTATGGCACTTATTGAAAGAGATGGAAGAAGTTGGTATGAGAAATAA
- the pgl gene encoding 6-phosphogluconolactonase, whose translation MEEVGMRNKHIFHGFDDSEELVKNLCVKICYLLKKSLKINERASIAFSGGSTPKKLLQKMSSIDIEWQRVDVTLVDERWVDVDSPLSNEHLVRENFLQGRAQKANFISLKNEMSSAQKGVEGIKKRLQKIKKLDIVVLGMGKDAHTASFFPHMSELEEALDTKDLCLATTANVEPTMRLTLSRSFLLSATALILHIEGWEKELIFKRALESDDYKSMPIISMMQQENPILEVYHA comes from the coding sequence ATGGAAGAAGTTGGTATGAGAAATAAACATATATTTCATGGCTTTGATGATAGCGAGGAGTTAGTAAAAAATCTCTGCGTTAAGATATGCTATTTGCTAAAAAAGTCGCTTAAAATAAATGAGAGAGCTTCCATAGCCTTTTCAGGGGGCTCAACTCCAAAAAAATTGCTCCAAAAAATGTCTAGCATAGATATAGAGTGGCAAAGAGTAGATGTGACACTTGTTGATGAGAGATGGGTTGATGTCGATTCGCCTTTAAGTAATGAGCATTTAGTAAGAGAAAACTTTTTACAAGGCAGAGCGCAAAAGGCAAACTTTATCTCTTTAAAAAATGAGATGAGTAGCGCGCAAAAAGGCGTTGAGGGCATTAAAAAAAGACTGCAGAAGATTAAAAAATTAGACATAGTTGTCCTTGGAATGGGAAAGGATGCACATACGGCGTCTTTTTTCCCACATATGAGTGAACTTGAAGAGGCTCTTGATACAAAAGATTTGTGTTTAGCTACTACGGCAAATGTAGAACCAACTATGCGCTTAACTCTGAGTAGAAGTTTTTTACTTAGCGCGACCGCTCTGATTTTACATATTGAAGGTTGGGAGAAAGAGCTGATTTTTAAAAGAGCTCTAGAGAGTGATGATTATAAAAGTATGCCTATCATCTCAATGATGCAACAAGAAAATCCAATACTGGAGGTTTATCATGCATAA
- the edd gene encoding phosphogluconate dehydratase produces the protein MHKLVTISEVTQRIVERSKKSRAIYLQRINAAKLTEVGREHLGCSNLAHAIAPCSEMEKENLSGMKKENIAIVSAYNDMLSAHQPFASFPPLIKRALAFKGATAQFAGGVAAMCDGVTQSQPGMELSLFSRDNIAQSTAVALSHNMYDGAMLLGVCDKIVPGMFIGAMKFGHLPMIFAPAGPMESGISNSEKAKIRQEYAQGKVSREKLLKAESASYHSSGTCTFYGTANSNQMLMEIMGLHLAGSSFVNANTPLRDALTEAAALKLLELSPQSENYMPIGEMIDEKSFVNAIVGLLATGGSTNHTIHLIAMANSCGIKLTWKDFDELSSITPLLCRMYPNGSADVNHFHSAGGMAVVIKELLNVGLLHEDVNTVMGHGLSRYLKEVFLEDGKLVYKNSIEKSGDTSVISSIENPFDIQGGLRVLDGNIGRSVIKTSALKDKDRVITAPAKVFYTQEALKEAFADGKLNHDFVAVLPYQGPKSNGMPELHGLLPSMGALQDKGFYVAIVTDGRMSGASGKVASAIHLSPEAKDGGIIGKIADGDMITLDCDNGVLSIDVADEVLATREISLPDMSQNMNGVGRELFSNMRRLVNSAQDGATIFESVGEESC, from the coding sequence ATGCATAAACTTGTAACTATAAGTGAAGTAACGCAAAGAATAGTGGAGCGCTCAAAAAAAAGTAGAGCCATATATCTACAAAGAATAAACGCCGCAAAACTAACAGAAGTGGGACGAGAGCATCTAGGATGTAGCAATCTCGCTCATGCCATAGCACCCTGTAGCGAGATGGAAAAAGAGAATCTCTCAGGGATGAAAAAAGAGAATATCGCCATAGTCTCTGCATATAACGACATGCTCTCGGCACACCAGCCTTTTGCAAGTTTTCCTCCACTTATTAAACGTGCACTGGCGTTTAAAGGCGCTACTGCTCAGTTTGCAGGTGGAGTCGCTGCAATGTGTGATGGTGTAACGCAGTCTCAACCGGGAATGGAGTTAAGTCTTTTCTCTCGTGATAACATCGCTCAAAGTACAGCAGTTGCACTCTCTCATAATATGTACGATGGCGCTATGCTCCTTGGCGTTTGTGACAAAATAGTCCCAGGTATGTTTATAGGGGCTATGAAGTTTGGTCACCTTCCTATGATATTTGCTCCAGCGGGTCCAATGGAGTCGGGAATAAGTAATAGTGAAAAAGCAAAAATTAGACAAGAGTACGCACAAGGCAAGGTCTCTCGTGAGAAACTACTCAAAGCGGAATCAGCCTCGTATCACTCTTCTGGGACTTGTACCTTTTATGGAACGGCAAACTCAAACCAGATGCTTATGGAGATAATGGGACTTCACTTAGCGGGAAGCTCTTTTGTAAACGCCAATACGCCTCTTCGTGATGCTCTTACAGAAGCTGCAGCCTTGAAGCTTTTAGAACTCTCACCCCAAAGTGAGAACTATATGCCAATAGGAGAAATGATAGATGAGAAGAGTTTTGTAAACGCCATAGTTGGACTACTCGCAACTGGAGGCTCAACAAACCATACTATACATCTTATAGCTATGGCAAACTCTTGTGGTATAAAACTAACATGGAAAGATTTTGATGAACTCTCCTCTATAACGCCACTTCTGTGCAGAATGTACCCAAATGGAAGCGCTGATGTAAATCATTTTCATAGCGCTGGCGGTATGGCGGTTGTTATTAAAGAGTTACTAAATGTAGGTCTTTTACACGAAGATGTAAACACAGTCATGGGACATGGTTTAAGTAGGTATCTCAAAGAGGTGTTTTTAGAAGATGGTAAGCTAGTCTATAAAAACTCCATAGAGAAGTCTGGCGATACTTCAGTGATAAGTAGTATAGAAAATCCATTCGACATTCAAGGTGGACTAAGAGTTCTCGATGGAAATATAGGTCGAAGCGTTATAAAAACTTCAGCCCTTAAAGATAAGGATAGAGTTATAACAGCTCCAGCAAAAGTTTTTTATACTCAAGAGGCTCTCAAAGAGGCATTTGCAGATGGAAAACTCAACCATGACTTTGTTGCAGTCCTTCCATATCAGGGACCAAAGTCAAATGGAATGCCAGAGCTACATGGTCTTTTGCCATCCATGGGAGCACTTCAAGATAAAGGTTTTTATGTGGCAATAGTGACAGATGGCAGAATGAGCGGTGCATCAGGGAAGGTAGCTTCGGCCATTCACCTCTCTCCTGAAGCCAAAGATGGTGGTATCATTGGAAAAATAGCCGATGGAGATATGATTACTCTTGATTGTGATAATGGAGTACTTAGCATTGACGTTGCTGATGAGGTTTTAGCAACGCGAGAGATTAGCTTACCAGATATGAGTCAAAATATGAATGGAGTTGGGCGAGAGCTTTTTTCTAACATGAGACGACTTGTAAATTCAGCGCAAGATGGCGCTACGATATTTGAGAGTGTAGGAGAAGAATCATGTTAA
- a CDS encoding peroxiredoxin, giving the protein MIVTNQAPDFTATTVLGDGSIVEDFKLSENMGEKGTVLFFYPLDFTFVCPSELIAFDHRLEEFKSRGVNVIGVSVDSQFSHFAWRETPINNGGIGRVGYPLVADLTKQISKDYDVLFGEAVALRGSFLIDGKGVVRHAVVNDLPLGRNIDEMIRMVDAMQFTDEHGEVCAAGWQKGDEGMKATTEGVAEYLGKHEGDL; this is encoded by the coding sequence ATGATCGTAACAAATCAAGCTCCAGACTTTACAGCAACAACAGTTTTAGGTGACGGTTCAATCGTTGAAGACTTCAAATTATCAGAGAACATGGGTGAAAAAGGTACAGTTTTATTTTTCTATCCACTAGACTTTACTTTCGTATGTCCTTCAGAGCTTATCGCTTTTGATCACAGATTAGAAGAGTTCAAATCACGTGGTGTAAATGTTATAGGTGTATCTGTAGATAGCCAATTTTCTCACTTCGCTTGGAGAGAAACTCCAATTAACAATGGTGGTATTGGCCGTGTTGGTTACCCACTAGTAGCTGACCTTACAAAACAAATTTCTAAAGATTATGATGTACTTTTTGGTGAAGCAGTAGCTTTACGTGGTTCATTCCTAATCGATGGTAAAGGTGTAGTTCGTCATGCAGTAGTTAATGATTTACCACTTGGTCGTAACATTGATGAAATGATTCGTATGGTAGATGCAATGCAGTTTACTGACGAGCATGGTGAAGTATGTGCTGCTGGTTGGCAAAAAGGTGACGAAGGTATGAAAGCTACAACTGAAGGTGTTGCTGAGTATCTTGGTAAGCACGAAGGCGACTTATAG
- a CDS encoding porin family protein, which yields MKKVLAALALSGMVSINVYASKIESEEKSVQNDFYIALKALATLGNSIKEETTTLEGDMGKGVGVDLGYELTHGFSIEVDATYVENSVKETLANGDSEEFSASYITTSLDIDYKYHLTHEAALIAKVGYEYEIEKIKGLDINNNETGYIVAAAVEYEISEHMALLGEYEYTSIVGPRGNGIFAGIVYGF from the coding sequence ATGAAAAAAGTACTAGCGGCTTTAGCATTAAGTGGAATGGTTTCGATTAATGTTTATGCATCAAAAATAGAGAGTGAAGAGAAAAGTGTACAAAATGATTTTTATATAGCCCTAAAAGCATTAGCTACATTAGGAAATTCAATAAAAGAAGAGACTACAACACTAGAAGGCGATATGGGAAAAGGAGTAGGAGTCGACTTGGGATATGAACTTACTCATGGTTTTTCTATCGAAGTAGATGCTACATATGTTGAAAATAGTGTTAAAGAGACTTTAGCAAATGGAGATAGTGAAGAGTTCTCAGCTTCATATATTACTACATCATTAGATATAGACTATAAGTATCATTTAACTCATGAAGCTGCGTTAATTGCAAAAGTTGGATATGAGTATGAGATTGAGAAGATTAAGGGCTTAGATATAAACAACAATGAAACTGGTTATATTGTTGCAGCTGCTGTTGAGTATGAAATCAGTGAGCATATGGCACTTCTAGGAGAGTATGAGTATACAAGTATTGTGGGTCCACGTGGAAATGGTATATTTGCAGGGATAGTCTACGGTTTTTAA
- the eda gene encoding bifunctional 4-hydroxy-2-oxoglutarate aldolase/2-dehydro-3-deoxy-phosphogluconate aldolase, with translation MLSAKEVMNVSKIIPVISVNETKNMLQLAEALIEGGVNIFEITLRTPNALKVIEAVVKEFPDAITGAGTVMSPDSFKAVSDIGAKFAISPGLTPALAKAADGGSISLLPGVATASEIMSGIEYGFDAFKLYPATIVGGVDALKAFGGPFKDIVFCPTGGINADNAKSFLNLDNVPCVGGSWIVPNQLVDYEKFYEVTRLTKEALELLE, from the coding sequence ATGTTAAGCGCAAAAGAAGTGATGAATGTATCTAAAATCATTCCAGTTATAAGTGTAAATGAGACAAAAAATATGCTACAACTTGCTGAGGCTTTGATAGAAGGAGGGGTAAATATATTTGAGATAACCCTTCGTACTCCAAACGCTTTAAAGGTTATAGAAGCGGTAGTAAAAGAGTTCCCAGATGCTATAACGGGAGCGGGAACGGTGATGAGCCCAGATAGCTTTAAAGCCGTAAGTGACATAGGAGCAAAGTTCGCAATCTCTCCAGGACTAACACCTGCCTTAGCTAAGGCTGCTGATGGTGGGAGTATATCTCTGCTTCCAGGAGTAGCAACTGCGAGTGAGATTATGAGTGGTATCGAGTATGGGTTTGACGCGTTTAAGCTCTACCCTGCAACTATTGTGGGCGGAGTTGATGCTCTTAAAGCCTTTGGAGGTCCATTTAAAGATATAGTATTTTGTCCTACAGGCGGTATAAACGCAGATAACGCGAAAAGCTTTTTAAATCTTGATAACGTGCCCTGTGTGGGTGGAAGTTGGATAGTTCCCAATCAGCTTGTTGATTATGAGAAATTTTATGAGGTTACTCGTTTAACAAAAGAAGCACTAGAGCTGCTGGAGTAA